A genome region from Alistipes dispar includes the following:
- a CDS encoding 3'-5' exonuclease produces the protein MALDNLTPDKDQQIVINMSAERTAIVKGVAGSGKSLTLLKKAKQVSTLTSSYAIIVYTKSLKQFFVNELAEIGQNEGHVYYFEEWKRSPKPQFTYMFIDECQDFNADEIADFKGHGKYCWFFGDSNQSIMEFPNHPVQSVEETAKQLGIHPQDLCINHRLTIENAKIGEYIRPASRLSFACIKHGPKPRLIRTTSQLDKIIEYINNGLTDVGILVYYNHQVIMIRDYLVSRGIPVQWKTRDNMDIDFKSTSPKIITWHCAKGLQFNDVFIPCCGLNEFKNYVNWDIDPMAENESALYVATTRPLENLYLLYTNNLAPKLPTPDSYIYAGNEAGTNGPF, from the coding sequence ATGGCACTAGATAATCTTACACCAGACAAAGACCAGCAGATAGTCATCAATATGTCTGCAGAACGAACCGCAATAGTTAAGGGAGTTGCAGGTTCTGGAAAATCGTTGACTCTTTTAAAGAAAGCCAAGCAAGTTTCAACGCTAACAAGTTCATATGCAATTATAGTATATACGAAATCACTAAAACAATTTTTTGTCAATGAGTTGGCAGAAATTGGACAAAATGAAGGTCATGTATATTATTTTGAAGAATGGAAACGTTCTCCAAAACCGCAATTTACATATATGTTCATAGATGAATGTCAGGACTTTAATGCTGATGAAATTGCAGATTTTAAGGGTCATGGAAAATACTGCTGGTTTTTTGGAGATTCTAATCAATCAATAATGGAATTCCCAAACCATCCTGTCCAAAGTGTAGAGGAAACGGCTAAACAATTGGGTATTCATCCACAAGATTTATGTATTAACCATCGTCTCACTATTGAAAATGCTAAGATTGGTGAATATATACGTCCCGCATCTCGTTTGTCATTTGCATGTATCAAACATGGTCCAAAGCCACGTTTAATACGAACCACATCTCAACTTGATAAAATAATAGAATATATAAATAATGGTTTAACCGATGTGGGCATTCTTGTGTATTATAATCATCAAGTTATTATGATTCGAGATTATCTTGTGTCAAGAGGAATACCTGTTCAATGGAAGACTCGCGATAATATGGACATAGACTTCAAATCAACAAGTCCTAAAATAATTACTTGGCACTGTGCTAAAGGATTACAATTTAATGATGTATTTATTCCATGTTGCGGGCTTAATGAATTCAAAAATTATGTCAATTGGGATATAGATCCAATGGCTGAAAATGAGTCTGCATTATATGTAGCGACAACACGTCCATTGGAAAATCTTTATCTTTTATATACTAATAATCTTGCGCCTAAATTACCAACACCAGATTCCTATATCTATGCAGGAAATGAGGCAGGTACCAATGGTCCATTCTAA